TTCACGAATCGCCAAAATTACACCCTTCACTAGGCTGATTCATACAAGATAAAGCTGCTGATCGTGACAGAACATTGAAATACCTTTCACATGAGAACATAGTAGGTaagttgtttttaattatagaaATATAATCATTGTCAATACCTCTCTTAGTCTCTCTACTCAACTATATCGATATATCCACAGGAGGTTTTTACGAGAGAAGCTCTACTGTGATAGTCGAGTTGACAAGACCCTCATTGATAGGATTTCAACCTCCTGTGATATATCTGGATACCTGGATACTATTTATATGTAAGTAGTGACCACAAGAGCAGTGCAAGTTTATTAAGACCTGTGCAACATTAGACTATATACTGACATCTTAAAAGAGGATTgagcaaataaaaatttaaaaaagttaaagaaagTACACACAAGAATTCcgtaagtaaaattaaataaaaaaacaaacaatatggtATCCGcatttaaagaaagatattaatgCTGTAGAAAAAGTGCAGATGAGAGCAACTAAATTGATTCCAAATATACGATATTTAAGCTATGAAGACGgattaaaagtatttaaattaCCTTCCCTAACTCACAGTAGCTAGGAGAAGAGGTGATATGATACAagctttcaaaatattaaaaggaaTTGAAGATATATCTATAAATGaaagatattttattgtcaTCAGTACAAATTCCCGTGGGCATAATTGGAAATCAGCAAAACCTAGAATAAGATGTAACACTTCTTTCAGTTAAGACATTTCTCACAATGAATTATTAATGATTGGAACAACCTACCAGTTGAagttatttcatcaaaaacctttaaaatgagTATAAGGCAGATTTTACAGTATTGTGTTCTGTCTCCTACTTTCATGTTGCTAACGTGACGGAGACAAAAATGAGTAACGTTAGCAACATTTGGACATGTCACATGAgcaacaacatctttaaaagttaaaatgtatgcacatagtgatgtttaatatatgcctggagtaataaaattgtacagtctggtttagaatttctaaatatacagaatgtcatttgcaggtgtactttatatcaaatgaatacccaagaaaccaaaaaaatagTAACGTTAGCGACATTTGGACATGTCACATGAgcaacaacatctttaaaagttaaaatgtatgcaaacagtgatgtttaatatatgcctggagtaataaaattgtgcaatctggtttagaatttctaaatatacagaatgtcatttgcaggtgtactttatatcaaatgaatacacaagaaaccaattcGTAATAGTAACATTAGCAACATCTACTATCATGATATTACGTTTTGTTGCGAATGTCTTTTTGATGGACGGAATACATTTCAGGTCCTCTTGTAACGATATTACATACAACTTGCCTTTTTTGCTTCCCCATCATGTGAAGGAACTGACTCCGAATCTATTTCTGCAAAGGGCGATATCGTAACTCCTATACAGGAGAGTTACAGATCTAAATATATGTTGCTCACGTGACACTGATTTGGACGGAAACCTAGAGCAGTAACGttcgcaaaaaataaaacagccaaTGATATTGATTCCTCAAGTCCTTTGACCCCCTTACGTCATccaaatttaatatgattgctattttcaattatttataaaacccaGGATAAAAATAACTACAATTGGCTGTCTGAGAACCAACAAGAAAATTGCGATTGTGACATACCACAATGGACGGAAAAGACGTGACGTTagcaacaatattattaaattaccttttttagcctttaccaataaaaatctgcCTTAAAGTTATGagtaaaacacaaaagaagactttttattaaaatataagtccaTGTTATTAGGCTCcacttataaataatacttcaaaattCCACTCCAAATAAGCTGGATGTCAGTAAAGTAGGTCATGATGTCTATTCCatgtccaatattttgaaattgaaaaccctCTAATtccaacaaaaaacacaaacacagagtaatttttatttttatttactcagaaagacacattttattcaataacataatGCATTACTCCATTACACAGTCTGTTTCACAGTTTCAGCAATTGCTTTTTTGATGGATACacaaaaacaataattccttcttattgtaaaatctgCCATAAACTGTCATTGGGAGTCAGTCATGTATCAGTTAAGAAATTGATGAGGACTCAAATagttttctatatataactttttaattgtgTGAAATATTGCACCAAATCATGCAGGATTGATGATTGTATCAGTTTTTGAAAGTGTACCAAAATATGGTGGCCTAAAAAGGATAGAATCCTTCTATATGAAAGCAAAAcagataaaattatttataagagATAAGGCATCAATCCTTATTCTGATGAAAAATGCATTTGATTTAGTGTTGTAAATGACATGTATTGGATGAAATTTCAACTGATCTTTGCGACCACAATacttgtttatacatgtaccatatatatataaataattgtataaacatgatataagaagatataagtataatattgtatactagtattatCCTAGTATTGTTTTGATACGACCGCAAACATTTTTGGGGATCGTACatgtataatggtatgatgttgtCGTCCGCATTGTCTGTGTTGTCCGAAAAACACATTTGGTGTCcgcacaataacttaagtttaggTGAATGGATCTCTTTGAAATTTGAAGGGTCAATACCACTAAATgaaagttgggattgattttgggaatGACAAATGAATGATGGTCCCAACCTttttggaattaggggcccaaaacaagcatttttctacttTCAGGATACATTTTATGAACTTTTGTATAAGACATTATTAAGTATTTCAATTTCTCTAAAATTGTGCCACAATATTTAATACCACAAGTAGAATGTTTGAATTCATTTGGGGGTTATGGTGCCAACAGTTTAGGTATTAAGGCCAAAAAAAGGTTCAAAGCTagcatttttgtaatttcttgACAATAACCTGTGTGTAGGTGTATGGATCTGTCTTATACCACAAGTTCCATATCACAATAcaaaggctgggattgagttgAGAGTAATTGTCCAATTCATTcaggaattagggaccaaaaaagggccaaaacaagcatttttctagtttccagacaatctTTGACGTTAACTTGTGTTTAAGaatatggatctctctgaaatcgtactacaaggttccatactacaaaggaaAGGCTGGGATTTAGTGTGGGGGTAATTGCTCCAAGGGGGGATTCAAAAAGATTGGGGGTTCCAATTTTTTTAAGgggttcaaaatttttcaaatttcaatttttttttcaattttcaagaagaagctttaatggcacagtattgtgcaaaagatttgtaagatcttaacattattttgtgtcagaaacctatactaTGTCAAAGATTTGAtctcaatccaaattcagacaaaatCAGGCTTAAATTTTGTGTCCAATTTTGCCACAACTGTTCAAGGTTCAACCTCTGTGGACGTATGAGGCCACACTCAGCAGAGCATTTTATATTACcggtatataaaatataatttcactAATTAGTATGATGATCCTGAAGGTGCTTCATAAACTGTAAGACTGATGGGGAAACACTTTTGTCATGTCAAGGACTTGCCTGAATAttacagattttttgtttttaagattgttctgatatacaaaaacaatgtgTCAGTAtttgtcatatacatgtacctatttAATCAtcataatctttttttatattttcagaaaaatgaGAACTTATAAAGATAACTTTAGAGGCACTAGTCGTCTACTGCCAATGGAAAGTTGGAGTTCAGACAGGTCAAGACCCACGTTGCGATGCTATGATTACCCACCATGCCAAACTGGTACCAGCATGTGGAATCCAGTTACAGAAAATTTGGCAAGACCATCATTACCAAGAGAATTTTCTAGGCTTGGGTTTGATAGTGGAAGAGATAAGTACATAAGGGATGAACACTTCTCTCCTTATTCCACATCAGATTGGGAATCAGATGGGCACAGACTTTTCAATAAAGCAAATAATGGAAAACTTTCTAAACCTATTCCTACCAGACGAGTTCAGCATGAGGCGCATGATCGATTAGTTCAAATTCCAATTCAGCACTATTGTACTAAAGAACATAAAACTCTCCAGAACTCACGGATTCCAGAATATAAAACGCTACCCACTACAAGGAGGAGATATGTGAACTATAATGATAATTATGTTGATTTATCTGATGAAAGTGATGACATTTACAGTGAAAGTCTTTCTGATGATTCAGACTGTGATATAGCTCCTTTTGTTAACAGAAATATAAACAATAGTGGAACAGATGTAAAAACTAGACGAGGTCGATCAACTTCTAACCCTCGTACTCAACCATATTCCATAAATACTAGAAACAAATCTTCAAATGTTGAGACAGACTGCAGGTTAGAATCACCACCGAATACTCACCCTTCCCGTATAATACCTGCGTCAGATGATATTCGAAGGTATTCATCAAGAACCGGACAGCCAAGGTCGTCACATCCAGGTATAATTTGTTTATCTGATGATGAAAATGACAGAAGCAGTAAACGAAAAGATAGAATAATGTCAGCATTACCTTCTTCAAGTAGGTACGAAAATGATCTTTCCAAAATTTATGATGTTGATATCACAAACCAGAACAGAAACTTGCCTTCATCATCAAAGCATAGATCTACTGAGAAATCTTATATCATTGGAGATGAAGATTTCAATGGTGGCAACATTTCAGGTGAAAGAAATGCTAGCTTAAGTGAAAGAGCCATCTATATTGATGACAAAAAACAAAGTTCATTAAGGTCAAATACTGATTCTGATGGGAAAATAATGGCTACACCAAGTTATCCAGCCTATGACATGATCCGAGACGTAATCGAACCTGAACAGAGACAGGTTGATTATATTCGTGGTGATGGCAACTGTTTCTTCCGAGCTTTAAGTAAAGTGATATACAACACAGAAACTTGTCATGAAGAACTTCGCCAAACAGTTGTAGATTTAATGGAAAAGTATCCAAAAGATTTTGAACAATTCATTGATGTGAAATCTATACATTCCCATATAATTTCAATGAGGAGAGATGGGACATGGGCAACACAAGCAGAAATATATGGTGCTGCAACATTACTGCAACGTGATGTATATATGCTATCCCCTGATCATTCCGGAAAATTCTATCGCTGGTTGCTTTTTTCACCTAGATTTAAACAAAGTGATGTTGATTGTTTTGACCTTTGTTACATAACTTTATGTCACACAAATGGGAATCATTATGACAGAATAGCCCCCCTAGTGGGCAAGTGTAACTGTGCACTGTTGCCACCTCAGTTGTCAGGGGCCAAAGGTCATGTGGATTTGACAACAGAATCTGAAGAGGATTTATTGATAGTATAATTTTACGTGTACATTTACAATGAATggtatatataataatgtttttgtgTACTGACTTGCCGTTTTAGTCTTTCAGGTTTTTAACTATTCAAGCATTAAAGTGATCATGTATCTATTATATCtgttatatacaaattaaacatagaaaagtattttaatttgatgCTATGGTTTTTTTGTGTTGCCAGTGTCAGACACAGATCGTAAGACATGAAAATGCATTTTCTACTTACCAATGTCAACCAGTACAACTATGATATAtgtgtatggaaggattgtaaggtgtacattgtacatgtctAGATGGCAGGGATCAACAGACCTTAACCTTATTaccatggttcagtggtcacaGTTAAgtttgtgattttttattttttttatactatatgcaatatgtcaactatatttggtgtatggaaatattttatgatctatatgtcagtcgcacaggttttatttgaccttgacctcattttcaggcTTCATTACTCTGTGttgagtttttgtgttttggtctggtttttgtcgagcctgcaacttttgttgcagaaagctccaCATACATGTAGGGAAAGTTatccggcggcggcgttagctatcttcttaaaagctttatattttagaaggtggaagacctggatgcttcatactttgtatatagatgcctcatgttaagaagtttccgtcagtcacatgtccaatgtccttgacctcattttcatggttcagtgaccacttgaaaaaatagttcagattttttgtaatgttgaattctctcttattataagtaccggtaataggataactatatttgatatgtgcgtaccttgcaaggtcctcatgtctgtcagacagttttcacttgaccttgaccttatttcatggatcagtgaacaaggttaagttttggtggtcaagtccatatctcagatactataagcaatagggcttgtatattcggtgtatggaaggactgtaaggtgtacatgtccaactggcaggtgtcatctgaccttgacctcattttcatgtttcagtggttatagttaagtttttatacgaccgcgaaatttgaaaaaattttcgtcgtatattgctatcatacTGGTTAGGCCACACCAAATTAATTAATAGTTCTTTGAGAttttacccaaaaaaaatggggcgagcgagcgaaatttaaatttatatttttaaattcttcgcctcaaattttgaagaaatatgGAGCGagcgatatttttttatatcttttaccCAAAAGAAGCAACTGAATTTTCAACTCACTTAATTGAAAGGGgacataatttgataaaattaaattatctccctttttatatgtatttcaacTTTCTgcattctttttcattttgttttgttgtttgtataATTAACACTGCACAAATATACacttttgaacatatttttttatgcatgaACTTTATATGGCTATCTGCTTTTAATATGCACTGCTTTCATCTGTAGTATATGCACCTTCTGGTCCTTAGACACCCTCTGTAGTATGCTAGCTAGCTTCTTGTAACATAACTGCATGGTGTGTGTTTTGTGTTTATGCATATGTATCACTAACCAGTCAATCCAAGCACAGTGGAAACTGGGGGTTCTAGCTAGTGCtactttacaataaaatatcagaaaataaattaCACCAAAACATACCAACATGGAAATACCTACATAACCCTCATTTATAAGCCTATGTTATAACTAAGATTTCAACCAGATGCATCATGGAGTCTATAATCCTTAAAtagaaatgcattttttttcatttacaaaacaTCCTGTGTTAAACAAGTTAACTTTCAATTTCACCCATCTTTAAAAAtggtataaaatataaaattttatcattttgtcagTACcttgtattattataaaaaggTACATATAAAAATGGAACAATATGGGgtattttaaagtttgagaaCTGCACAACATCCACCAggaaaaataacaaatgcaGAGGTCTCCACAAGGCCGTCAACAACTGTTTTGGTGTCTAtcttttcatatcaaaagaaATGTATCAATGAAATATCAGTAGGGGTATTTACAGGGCCAACAAAAGGCTTTATTTCTACTCCATGTACAaccattttaaacatttatttgccCTGTAGCATCCAATTTGATCTTGGAATATGCAACCATAATCTCACTTTGTGCATCGCTACATCGTTCAATGGCTTCTTGATATAGTTCCCTGAATGTCCGACATTTTGTTTGTGTTGCcgtattttttaatatgtatgccttgttgttatttttgtctgAATGTTTCACCACAGAAACAATCACAGCACGTTTTCCATCTTTGCAACTTTTTTGATCAGAATCAAACATATGCTTGACAAATGACAAACACTGTATATTTTCAAACGCTTAAttgataaagattttttttaataccggAATCGAGTTCGTCGAAAATGCGGATTTATTTTCGACGTGcgggaattttatttttatttttattttttggttttggcAGGTGAGGTGcgggaaatttatttttatttttttatttcaatttcggCAATTTAGATGCGGGTTTTCCAAAGAACTACTAATTAATTTGGTGTGGccttatacgaccgcaaaatttgaaatatttttcgtcgtatattgctatcctACTggttatacgaccgcaaaatttgaaaaaattttcgttgtatattgctatcataCTGGCGTCATCGTCtgcgtcgttgtcgtcgtcgtcgtcgtcgtcgtcgtcgtccgaatacttttagttttcgcactctaactttagtaaaagtgaatagaaatctatgaaattttaacacaaggtttatgaccacaaaaggaaggttggtattgattttgggtgttttggtcccaacattttaggaattaggggccaaaaagggcccaaataagcattttcttggttttcgcactataactttagtttaagctaatagaaatctatgaaattttgacacaaggtttatgaccacaaaagaaaggttgggattgattttgggagttttggtttcaacagtttaggaattaggggccaaaaaagggcccaaataagcatttttcttggtttttgcaccataacgttagtataagtaaatagaaatctatgaaatttaaacacaaggtttatgaccataaaaggaaggttggtattgattttgggagatttggtcccaacagtttagaaataaggggcccaaagggtccaaaattaaactttgtttgatttcatcaaaattgaataattggggttctttgatatgctgaatctaactgtgtatgtaaattcttaacttttggtcccgttttcaaattggtttacattaaggtccaaagggtccaaaattaaacttagtttgattttgacaaaaaatgaatgggttgggttctttgatatgctgaatctaaaaatggacttagattcttgattattggccccgttttcaagttggtccaaatcggggtccaaaatgaaactttgtttgatttcatcaaaaattgaatatatggggttctttgatatgccaaatctaactgtgtatgtagattcttcatttttggtcctgttttcaaattggtctacattaaagtccaaagggtccaaaattaaacttagtttgattttaacaaaaattgaaatcttggggttctttgatatgctgaatccaaacatgttcttagatttttgattatgggcccagttttcaagttggtccaaatcaggattttaaattattatattaagtattgtgcaatagcaagtcttttcaattgcacagtattgcgcaatggcaagaaatatctaattgcacaatattgtgaaatagcaaattttttttttaattagagttatctttctttgtccagaatagtttgcaagaaatatctaatttcacaatattgtgcaatagcaagaattttttttaattggagttatctttctttgtccagaatcaacaagaaatatctaatttcacaatattgtgcaatagcaagaattttttttaattggagttatctttctttgtccagaatcaacaagaaatatctaatttcacaatattgtgcaatagcaagaatattttttaattggagttatctttctttgtccagaatcaacttaaatctttgttatatacaatatacaatgtatattcactttttactaccaactgataaattaaaataatctttaccattcagtgataacaagcagttttttttacatcttaatatattatgatgtatttaaatgagtagttattgttgcaaactccattagaaattttaattgagattagttttggaataagggaaagggggatgtgattaaaaaaattgggttcaatttttatcatttgaaattttataaataaaaagaaaatttcttcaaacatttttttgagaggattaatattcaacagcatagtgaattgctctaagagaaaacaaaaattttaagttcattagaacacattcattctgtgtcagaaacctatgctgtgtcaactatttattgtgttttggtgtgtttttctcatacttaaTGCAACAGGTctactttatttgttgtatagaatgattgtaaggtgtacatgtctagcaggcagatgtcatatgaccttgacctcattttcatggttcagtggtcaaagttcagtttttgagtttttgtctttttatctaatacccggtactatatgccataggtcaactatatttggtgtatggaaatattttatgatctttatgtcagtcgcgcaggttttatttgacagtgacctcattttcacggttcattacacagtgttaagtttttgtgttttggtctatttttcttcaactataagtaataggtcaactatatatgttgtatagaagcattgttagctgtacatgtctgcctgacatggttcatctgaccatgacctcattttcaaggtccATTGGTCTTTGTTAAGTTATCTttattaatgttaagtttatgtgacagttgtaataaagctttatacttggGACTataacataatatcaatgattagtacaGGAGGCGAAACATTTaagcatgtgcactcttgtcttaaatataaacaataggtcaactgtatttgttgtGTGGAataattgttagctgtacatgcctgcctggtattgttcatctgaccttgaccttttttCATGGTTctttggtcaatgtttagttttcttgcaTTTGGTTAATGtaaagtttatgtgacagttgtgatgaagctttatatttaggactatcaacataatatcaatgattagtaaaactagaggctccaaagagcctgtgtcgctcaccttggtctatgtgaatattaaacaaaggaagcagatggattcatgacaaaattgtgttttggtgatggtgatgtgtttgtaaatcttactttactaaacagtcttgctgctaacatttatctctatctataatgaacttggcccagtagtttcagtagaaaattttaataaaaatttacaaattttatgaaaattgttaaaaattgactataaaggacaataactccttagggggtcaattgaccatttcggtcatgttgagttaattgtaaatcttactttgctgaacataattgctgtttacagtttatctcattctataataatattcaagataataaccaaaaacagcaaaatttccttaaaattaccttaaaaggggcagcaacccaacaatgggttgtcagatttatctgaaaattatagagcagatagatcttcatcggataaacaatttaaccccattttggatttgctctaaatgctttggtttttgagttataagccaaaaactgcattttacccctatgttctatttttagctgtggcggccatcttgatttgatagtcgggtcaccggacacatttttaaaacaagataccccaaagatgattgttgccaagtctggattaatttggcctagtagtttcataggaggagatttttgtaaaagataactaagatttacgaaaaatggttaaaaattgactataagggcaataactcctaaaggggtcaactgaccatttcggtcatgttgacttattagtaaatcctactttgctaaacattattgctgtttacagtttatctctatctataataatattcaagataataaccaaaaaacagcaagatttcctttaaattaccgattcagggcagcaacccaacaaagagTTGTCTAATTCGTAtggaaatttcagggcagatagatcttgatctgataaacaattgtaCCCCATGTCAAAttagctctaaatgctttgatttttgagttataagccaaaaacagtattttacccctatgttctatttttggccgtggcggccattttgtttggtggaccgggtcaccggacacatttttttaattagataccccaataacaattgtggccaagtttgattgaatttggcccagtagtttcagaggagaagatttttgtaaaagattactttaatttaagaaaatggttaaaaattgactataaaggacaataactccttaacgggtcaactgaccatttcggtcatgatgacttatttgtatatctaactttgctgaacattattgctgtttacagtttatctctatctataataatattcaagataataaccaaaaactgcaaaatttccacaaaattaccaattcaggggcagcaacccaacaacaggtt
This is a stretch of genomic DNA from Mytilus trossulus isolate FHL-02 chromosome 6, PNRI_Mtr1.1.1.hap1, whole genome shotgun sequence. It encodes these proteins:
- the LOC134721817 gene encoding uncharacterized protein LOC134721817, which produces MRTYKDNFRGTSRLLPMESWSSDRSRPTLRCYDYPPCQTGTSMWNPVTENLARPSLPREFSRLGFDSGRDKYIRDEHFSPYSTSDWESDGHRLFNKANNGKLSKPIPTRRVQHEAHDRLVQIPIQHYCTKEHKTLQNSRIPEYKTLPTTRRRYVNYNDNYVDLSDESDDIYSESLSDDSDCDIAPFVNRNINNSGTDVKTRRGRSTSNPRTQPYSINTRNKSSNVETDCRLESPPNTHPSRIIPASDDIRRYSSRTGQPRSSHPGIICLSDDENDRSSKRKDRIMSALPSSSRYENDLSKIYDVDITNQNRNLPSSSKHRSTEKSYIIGDEDFNGGNISGERNASLSERAIYIDDKKQSSLRSNTDSDGKIMATPSYPAYDMIRDVIEPEQRQVDYIRGDGNCFFRALSKVIYNTETCHEELRQTVVDLMEKYPKDFEQFIDVKSIHSHIISMRRDGTWATQAEIYGAATLLQRDVYMLSPDHSGKFYRWLLFSPRFKQSDVDCFDLCYITLCHTNGNHYDRIAPLVGKCNCALLPPQLSGAKGHVDLTTESEEDLLIV